ATTGAGCTAAATGCTCGTTGTCAGCTCGTATATACAAGTATGTATATCTGACATATATGCATACAGATAAACCTCTTCGACTGCCTGCAGTTGTCACTTGTTCGCAGTGCGTTTTTATCCCACTGTCGCCAGGTGGTAAAATGCCACAATTGATTTAGTTAAAGATAGAGATGGgcgctttttgttgttgtaatgaatgtgaattacaaaaaaaagatacaagtTGGGAGCATTTGCAGTTTATCAAAAGAGGAAAGACAAACTGTAGAATTTGCTTATATAGCTATTGTTTGAaacttaaagtaaataatacaaaaatattatttaagaattagAATCTGAATTTagaagcttaaaaaaattagcaatttTGTATTAGAAAATTAAGTGGGCTTAAAATATTCacgattaataaaattaattgagaaaaaaaatataatacaaaaatctaattttagaATCATAATCTGAATTTagaagcttaaaaaaaaatagcaattttgtataagaaaattaattgggattaaaaaattcacgattaataaaattaatggaaaaaataaatataatacaaaaatcttattttagaATTAGAATCTGAATTTAGGAACTTAACAAAAATAGCAATTTTGTATTAGAAAATTAAGTGGGATTAAAAAATGCacgattaataaaattaattgaaaataaaaaccttttttttttttgtgtgaaaaTGAGCCAAGCCACGAACCAAACCAGGGCTTCTTGACACTggtttgcatattaaaataaagccaTTCGGTAATTTTCCGTGTCACGACACGCGTTCATCTCTAGTTGTAGCTTAAGAACGCATTTGCATTCGCatgttcaaaaattaattgatttatatgtGGATAACAAAAAGTGGCCtagtccacacacacactctcacatacactcgcacacacacgcacagtgcatacaaaagatttaaatgcacaaatattttttggcgCGTAAGTCAAACATTTGGCACACATGAGAAAACAATTTATGCGGCTGTTGGACAACCAAGTGAATTTAATggccaacaaaacaaaaaaaaaaaaaaaaaaaaaaaagtcgagTGCCGCCCAGCTGGCATATGCAAATGTCACAAAGGCGATAAGCCcaaagtaatatatatattcacataTTTAATGGCAACTTGTAGTTTAATTGAGGTCAACAAGTTGGCAAAACGCCTTCAGTTGGTCAGCGGTAATTTCCTTATAATTGTATGGAGGATCAAATCAGATTTTGACCAGAAACACCAATTGCTCTTTTGCCACTTTTGACACTTTTGGCACTTTATTGCGTTTTGCCATTAATTTGCGATTAATGTTAATGCCATggcataattttcaattaaattgaaatttgcttTGTGCGcgacaaattgcaaaaataaaataaaaagcagaaatgtataaatttgtgctcatttatatttatgagctGGTTGATGATAAACTGCCTGTGGCCGAGGCGGCTTTCAATgcaattaatatgaaataaaagtttataattaCATCTGTACGTAGGTATAAGCGTATTAAACACTTTTTGGCAGCCAACCATATCATTAACGTGGCCTAAAGAGTACAGAATTTGATGTTGGGCCATGTGTATAggtcttaaataaaaatatgattcGTTGATTGTAGTTCATCTTTAAGCTCGGTTCAGTTATGAGGTTAAAGTCTTAGTCTATCATGTTTTTCAACTTGAATGGACCTCTAGACTTGACTTTTCCAGGAATTTCTATTCTCCAACTCTAAATACAGCAAATCTCAGTTTTTTGCATGTGAGCTTCGTATATTCTCTACATTGTCAGAAGACCAATGATGCATGATTAAGACTTTCATAAATATAGACATCTTATATAAATAAGAGTGCAGTTGACAGTTTGCgcacaaataaataacttaatcGGAGTTTATTGTTGATGTAGcagaattattatatttacaagcTCATCATGTTAGTAAATTCTCTGAATGCAACTATGTAAATAAGAGATAAGATAAAGCAGTCAACATAAATATCCAATAATTTTCCAACTCCTATAAATACTGCGTAAGTGAACTGATCTTTCAGTAGAACTCAGTCAGAGATTCGCATAATAATGAAGGTAACCGGTATTCTACTGCTCATTGCCTGTGGCTTGGCATACTTCAGTCAGGCTCAAGGAGATTGCTGTAACACATCCTTAGAGCTCCTCTTTGCTGTGGACGGAGGAGCCTGCGGTCAAGCTGGAGCGGAAACTACACCGCAGGGTTGCAAGCTGACAATTTGTGCTGATGGCCGGGCTAAGACGAGCAAATACTGTGGACGTGGATCGTGCGATTCAGATGGTTGCAACTGCAGCGAAGGCTGCATTTCCGGCAATTGGCAGCAAAGTTTCGTGGACAATAATAAGCAACTCAAGATCGTAGTTACGAACGCTAATTGGAAACATGATAATTAaagattgaaaaattaaaaaataataaattcactactctaaaattgcaaataatgcTACTGATTTTACTTATTCTTTTATGCATTGCGTCTATTAAAactgggcaaaaaagggtattttatgtttgtatataacaGGTAAAAGAATGACTATCCAACCCTATAAAGTGGGAGCGAAAACCAAATTGCTCTCTTGGCCGAgctctttctttatttatttttttgacaaattgtCAGCTTGAAATGCATGCTGATGAATAACGGAGTTGAAACCGGAAAGATTAtgtgaataaatttttattttaatgaactaACATATATTACACAGtcttaacataatttatttttcttcaatcTAACGGACAGTATATTTGACTTATAGGGAGGTGAAAGTCTATAACAAAAGCCTTTTCGtgcccaaaaattaaaaaaaatataactttattGCGCAATGCACCGAATGTCAATCTaaagtataattaaaatcactaaaatttaaaacttccCACTCGCCCAACTTTAGTTTGCCTTTTtatcttttcagttttaattaaaaattttataaattatactttagTATGTagcaatttttcattttattttaatttaattaaggcTTACTCCTGTTAGtggacattaaataaataaatctttgcaacagctaataaattttttgtttttttattcaaaaagcgCTGACTTcaacttaattatatttccCTGCTTTAGGGCAAAGCGATTCCctaaaatgaaaacttaaattatatgaCGAGTATTAACAAGTTGTTGCTATAAATAATTGAAGAGCTGAATTGAATGATATTAACTGGGATAATCCATACACTTAAACACGCAATCCGTTAAGGGTTAAAAGCCATCAATGCAAATGGTGCAGCATTTCATTGACAATTACGGGCACATAAATCATTTatggcaataaaaaaacacgGCCAAAAGACGACGTGGCACATCCTTTCACAATGAGAccgcaagcaacaacaataacaacaacaagaacggAAAACAATAAAGGCCCGGGTACAATAAACTGCAAACAGGCAATGGCAAGTGACTGTCGCCACAATCATAATTCAGTTCCACGATCATCCGTCGAGTCtcgcaaaataaattaagctcATTATATAATTGAATCCTTGATAGGCTGATTATCCACACGGCTAGCCATGTGACTGAGtctgtgtctctctctgtgtatgtgtgtgtgtgtgtgtgtgtgtgcttattaAAAGGATAATGCCCAGTCAAGTGCAAAGGATGCCAATGGACAGcgcaaaaattatgtaaatgaaTTTCCTGTTGCGTTTGGCTTTCGCGCCCGCCGACATCACATAAATCTGCCAGGTAGACTGCGGAACATTGCAAATGTCCCTCACCTCTTTAttctttgtatatatttatgtgtatataaatatagattgcGCCTATATGTTCATTACTTATATACAACACTGCACAACAGCTGCATGGCGTAAAACTACTCgacttaccatcaaaatcgagtcttggtcgaaaatattgaaatttacttagtgaattaaatgtgaatacagaatgaatttagaggctaaaccatgatcaaaatgacattccgctggAAAATCGGTTaggttttgccaaagttatgacagttcaaagttgctcaaacctctgacctagcaactttacaagtcaaaatttttcttaattttgacgtgattttttacaagaaaatgaaaggtctcagaatcaaatttaaagtgttgttttacactaattacgatataaggagttgattaaaagtgaaaacttgagatttaaaattttgaattttcgaaatttcaaaggggggacccttaccatcaaaatcgagtcttggtcgaaaataataaaattttctaaatgaattaaatttgaatacagaatgaatttagaggccaaaccatgatcaaaatgacattccgctggaaaatcggttgggttttgccaaagttatgacagttcaaagttgctcaaaCCTCTGAcctctagcaactttacaagtcaaaatttttcttaattttgacatgattttttacaagaaaatgaaaggtctcagaatcaaatttaaagtgttgttttacactaattacgatataaggagttgattaaaagtgaaaacttgagatttaaaattttgaattttcgaaatttcaaaggggggacccttacaattgaaatcgaatcttggtcgaaattaatgaaattttctaaatgaataaaatttgaatacagaatgaatttagaggccaaaccatgatcaaaatgacattccgctggaaaatcggttgggttttgccaaagttatgacagttcaaagttgctcaaacctctgacctagcaactttacaagtcaaaatttttcttaattttgacatgattttttacaagaaaatgaaaggtctcagaatcaaatttaaagtgttgttttacactaattacgatataaggagttgattaaaagtgaaaacttgagatttaaaattttgaattttcaaaatttcaaaggggggacccttaccatcaaaatcgagtcttggtcgaaaaataaaaaatgaacaaaatttgaatacagaatgaatttagaggccaaaccatgatcaaaacgacattccgcttgaaaatcgggtcagttttgatcaagttatgacagttggaagttggtcaactctttgacctagcaacattaccacaaccgtaccggtacgaccgtttcggttttcggttcttgttAGAGCattaatttcggttacggttttagTTTCGGTACTAAAAaagaaacggttagtttcggtgttattccctgaccAAATTCGAACATAACCGGAAAGCCTTACTGAATCCGATATTCGAATTAGTTTGATATTCAGATTTTATCAAATGAGAGAGTTATTAAACTATAAAAGAaaggatttttaaataaatttgaataacattttataaataaatttattaaaaaaaaatgtaagtaaGTAAGCTTTCAATATTATCATTTCCGTATGACTACGCTCGGTAAACTAGCTGATATAATAACCTTAATTTGGTTAGCTGGTGTAATAAACGCAAGGCTGTTTTTAAAAtctctttaaatattattgtcgATGCCAAAAAAGCGCAACGAGCTCCACCTTAAAAAATGTGCATGTGCCTTGATCGCGGTATAGCCTGAGATTTTAACGGCAACTTCATGCAGTCACGAtttgttacacacacacacacacacacacacacatgtgcacgTGAATGAATGAACACGCTCCGATAGGCATTGCAAATACACATATAAGCCGGCTCCTTAATCTATTGACTAAATGCATTGCATAAACTGCTGGCCAAACCTAAACGCCGCGTCGTCGCGAcgatttaaaactaaaacaatgCAACAAACGAGTTCGCtgtcgtttttatttttcattttcattcgtGCCAAGAGACGGCGACGATTGTAAATAGCTCAAAGGCGCTTTGGCTTGAGAAGCGGGCCGTAATCGGACCTCACCTCACCCCTCCCAAATCCACCAATATAGCAACATGCAACGTATTTTACGGCCACgtcaaaaattatgaatacaGAAATCCATATCCACCATTCATTCGATATGGGGTTGGTTATTCGACCAAGTTTTTCATTCGATTTGccgaaaaatgtaaattgccAAATCGAAATTGATACAAAAGTCGTTAGAACcgcttttaagtttttgattCCAATCGAGGCTATCAAAATACGCCCTCGACTGCCTACGACTAACGGTTAACTGGGCCGCTGCTTTGCCGGCGGCTTTTCTAAACTTGAAGGCGGCAAAAGTCGCGCTTTTAACTATCGTAAAATTGCTAATTGTTGATTTATGAGACCTTGTTGAGTAGCAATCAAGGTAGGAGGAGTAGATTAACAGCAAGGATACactatagtaaaaataatgataGGGATGTAAAAacccattaaaaaaaaacattttctgcGATTTgtaattcgttttttttttttgagaatcAATCGAgttatttaaatctattttcataaaaaaatttacaactctaatttaatttgactctgcatcaaaattacaaaattcaatttttttgatcacttttcatttttttcatactttccaCTTGAAAGAATGTCAATGCTATAATTATTTAGCCTCTATTTGCATCTGCGCactaataaataacttaatcGGAGTTTATTGTGTATGTAGCAATTGTTATGTTCTATAGCTTCCgagaataataatatttacaagcTCACCGTGTCTGTAAATTCTCTGAATGCAACTCTGTAAATAAGAGATAAGATAAAGCACTCAACATAAATATCCAATAATCTTCCAACTCCTATAAATACTGCGTAACTGAACTGATCTTTCAGTAGAACTCAGTCAGAGATTCGCATAATAATGAAGGTAACCGGTATCCTACTGCTCATTGCCTGTGGCTTGGCATACTTCAGCCCGGCTCAAGGAGATTGCTGTAACACATCCTTAGAACTCCTGTTCGCTGTGGACGGAGGAGCCTGCGGTCAAGCTGGAGCGGAAACTACACCGCAGGGTTGCAAGCTGACAATTTGTGCTGATGGCCGGGCTAAGACGAGCAAATACTGTGGACGTGGATCGTGCGATTCAAAtggttgcagctgcagcgaaGGCTGCATTTCCGGCAATTGGCAGCAGAGTTTCGTGGACAATAATAAGCAACTGAAGATCGTAGTTACGAACGCTAATTGGAAACATGATAATTaaagattgaaaaataaaaaaataataaattcactACTCTTAACTTGCAAATAATGCTACTGATTCTACTTATTCTTGCATGCATTGCGCCTATTAATGGAATGCCACTTATTCTTATTCTAGTTctgcaaaaaaattgaaaaattaatttttctccCATCACTGTTCCTATTTTCCGTACTTTCACATTGGCATTTAGATGCagtgaattaaataaatcaataccAAAGAcagttttgctttgctttctaTGACAAGCAGGTTAAACAGTTTGTGATTCATATgccaaaaagaattttaattttgtagagTTTTGGATAATTATAAAACCAAGTGAAATTAGCGCGCTGCAAACCAATCAGCCCCAAACAAAAACCACTCAGCTAAACACACCCACGCAGACAAAGTGAAATATGCAATTGAAAAACATATTATTAGCCACActctgcacacacacacacacacaaagccaCCCTCTCCCATGGTAAACGACAAATTGCAACATTAAATTTTCGTAAAAATgacagaaaaatttattacaattgaaataattactgcgaaaaacaatcaaattgtAATTAGAGTCGAATCGCGAGGCGAACAAAAACCCACAGcgacaataataacaacaacagcaacagcaacaaaaacaacgtgTTGCCAGCGACAAATTGTAAAGCAACAAGTATCTATGAGCAAgagtgtatctgtatctataactgcattcgtatctgtatctgtatctacacCGCGTCAAAAATTGTGCGTAACCattagagaaaaaaaaaatgaatttaatgaaaCATTTTGTGGACCCTGGAACTGAGGCTGAAGTGGGTTGGGTTTGCTGTCCAACGGATGCAGTGCATCATGCCTGGCCAGTGGCACACCCCTGTGGCACGTTGTGGCATTGAGTTGGGTAACCTGAAGTCATATGTTGCAAGCACTCCATgatccacacacacattgctGGCTTGTCGTCGATCCAATGTGATTgggttttttggttttggtttttgttttggttttgcagtcgcataattaaagtaattgcCATTCGGCGGAGTGTGTACAAAATTGTGGCAGCTGTTAAATTAAGCAGCTAACAACGGTAACAACGGCCACAACTGCCACGCATTTCACAATTGTAATTGCTTTGCTGCTAAATTGATAAAAGTCGCTGCTCTAATCCTACCTAGACACGCCTACCAACCTATCCAACACTATCAGTGTCTAGTTCTCTTCCAGAGAAATCTCCAACTCCAGATATAAACAAACTTCCGTAGttgcaaataaacataaatccaggctgtcatttttatcagttGCACAATTTAAGGTGTgacattatttatgtttacagCTTTCCATAGTACTTAGGGCCGTCTTTTTGGCAATTAACTACTCCACAGGGACTGATTATCGTAGGGGCAATTTGTGTAGAGCTAGGGACTTGCcaactttaaagtattttttaatcttGATACAAGCCCATATTAACTGtagttgaatttttcgtgtGAACCTTGGTAAAGTTGAAgacaaaatattgttttgtcTTCTCAATTGTTTCCACTTTATGCTCTACTAACTCTGCTTTAAAATCAAgctcaaattcaattattaatatttatttattattattaatatttattatattatattatattaataaatatatatatatttatttttttttagttaatttttctGAGCCAAACCTTTACTTTAAGAGAGGGTCAGTTTTGGGGTTCGAGGCTAAGATAATAAGCACGGTTgccacttaataaaataaaaaagcgccaaaaaaatgtttaaaaagcgccaatttcactaaaaaaaaaacccaatttcattaaaaaggacaatttcttgaaaaatacccaattcttataaaacaacccaattatataaaaaatttatatttaaacaaatttctttaacAAATAGAATATTCCGATGAAACTAatatcaaaaatcaattttttttaaataaccattaacATTGAGAATTTCAGTACAATGTTACATGaattaatgttatatttaattaattaacattaacattgaaaatttcagtATAATGttacaatacatttatattgttgGGAGCGAAGAAACTCAGATCTAAATTACATTCTTAATAGTTTTGAAGAAACTCttgaataaataaaccaaaaaaaagccaattccaataaaaaaatgtctttGCGCCAACGGGGAAAAAAAAACGGCAAGTGTAGCAACCGTGATACAAAGGTTGAATCCAAATAAGCTgtcaaatttaagaataatctCCAAAAGGTTATAGCATTTTAttcgaaaaattttattttattttatatttaattattattttatattttattggttGCCCTTCTGTCCGTTTGATTAACACGAAAACTCATATGCCGACAGTTAATTAAACAACAGATAACACTCGACTTGAATGACGACAACTgtagctacaaaaaaaataagaaagaaagatACAAAATGAATAACAGTGGAACAAGGTTAAGgtcaattacaattacaacaaaCGACAACTGGAAACTGCCAACGACTTGAATAAATTGCGCGAATTGTAGAATGAAATTAAGAACGAGTTTCAGTTGCAAATTCAGTATTGACCAGGCCAACGGACAAATCAAGAGATTCAATacaaagcgagagagagacagagagggagagagagagacagagagtgacCCTCAAGCTATATGCAAAATTCGTGTGGGTTGCGATGGAGGAAGCGGTGTTGCACAGCTGCAAATCAAGCTAAtgagcacacaaacacaacaacaacaacaacaaattattacTAAGCAATTACCGTCAAAGTTGTTGTCTTCTTGAGTCGAACAATATTTTCCCACTGCCAAAGAAGCTGCAAGGTCAACGGCCAAAACGACCACAAGAGAACTTGTCAACATTGCCACAATGTTGTGCAACGTGTGACAAGTGAGAACATGTTGCacaattgcagttgttgtagaagacaaacaaaaaaatcaggTCATAACTTGGTTGTTAAATCTGTGACCTAACACAGCTTCAACTTATGGTCTATGGGTGTgagcagccaaaaaaaaaaaaaaataaattatattataatcttGACATTAACGCGATTTGTTTCGCCTTCGATTGTTTCACAAGGAGCCTTGAACTTTAAAATCTTGACTCTTGgtatttgcataaatgtactttgatttgatttatgctTGTTTCTCTGTGCCATAGATTGCCGCGAAACGGTTCGATCTAAGCGGGCCAAAAGGCCACGAGCACCCGAACCCGTTAACTTTGAGCCGGAGCCACAACAAGATCTGGAGAATGAGGAAAGCGGCAGCCAGGAGAAGGATCTGCCGGAAATACCCGAGAATTTTTTGAGTCCCTCGGTCCGGGAATATCTGGAGCTGGGCAAGTCCATTCCGGGTAAGTGTTATTGCTGACAAGTCAATCAATATGCACGCCGGGAATAACCTAACAAAAGGATGCGACAGGATTCGtttgcaaaaaatttgttttcatttccatgCGGGTCGAAAATATGCatgttttttatacccgttacttaaaaaatcagttaaggggtatattgtgttcgttggaatgtatgtaacagggagaaggaagcatcttagcagcaacagccgagtcgatgtagccatgtgtgtctgtccgtctgtccgtccgtccgtctgtccggctgtgtgagcgcctagatctcagagactataagagatagagataccaaactttcactcacagactccaagggcgttggagcaggtcaagtttgttttaaatttttgacacgcccccatccgcccccgcaaattgcgaaaaaccgtctgttcgtctgtataaaaccaccacacccacagtttttgagttaatacagtttttatggtaaataacagtttctattaatattatctataatctcacttaaccgcagcaagatcggacaagtagaacggtagtaatagctaaccaaagttattattttaatacaatctCCTAAacgtatgcagtagtttttattagttagtgatttctttaaagtacttttgtataaatattgaaataagtaacgggtgtcctatggtcgggatctcgactatagccttttccacttgttttttttttgtattttccgAATGGCAAATTTGAAACAGAACTGAGAGCTGCATCTACGcgtaaattcatttattagcGATCCGAACTGTGCCACGAATTGAGAGGCTGTGAGGAAAGCTCAGATTTGTTTATGCCAACATTCAACATGTTTTTTATGCGACTCGCAATTGTCGCATGCAACTGACAGCAATTTTTGAACGTGGTAGGCGGGGAAACTCGTGTTTTTTTATGCAGTTGCACTTTCTTTTAAGTAAAGCGACATGAAGTGAAATTGATTGGAAACAAACAGGATAGGATACGACAGGACATGTTGTTTATTTGCCAGCGCTAATTGCAATAACCAATAAACTTTCAGGTCGACCCGGAGTGGACTATCCAATACTCTCGGCTGTACCCTATACAAACTTCTACTGTGACGAGCAGGCCTATCCGGGTTTCTTTGCGGACATGGAAACCAGGTGTCAGGGTAGGTATCaaatgattaataataataattattaaaatttaatttatttttaaatttaggctGGCACTATTGCGATATTGATGGGCGACAGGCCTCATTTCTCTGCCCCAACGGAACCCAGTTCTCACAGGCAGTCTTCGTCTGCGACTGGTGGTTCAATGTACGCTGCGATCTCTCTCCTCGGCTGTATGCAATCAATGCCCGTCTTTATCAGCGCCCAAAGGTGAATCCTACGCGACCACATCGTATCATCACCAAGCAGCTGGTCGAGGACATCTTCACCTAAACAGCAATCCCTTATCAATAGACTTACATAAATAGTTATCCAACGACTATTAGCCGATAGGTTTATATATTGAggtataaacatttattgtagatcttaaataaaaataagttcttCTGCAGCAAGACTTGCAGTACCTTAAAGTTACAAGAAATATTTCATCTAGCATTTCATCAAAAACATTCTATTTTAAACTGAAGAATTTAAAGGTCATTTAAGACATTTTAAGGAATGACGCTCGCTCTGTCGCAAAAGTTGCTGAAAAGGTTTTAATGATATTCTTTACCGTCAGAATACATCGAATTCATTACTTAAAGAATACattgttataatttcaatttgtgctAATTTTCTTGTGCAtgcattttctaaaattattttttaaaaaatacttttaagtttctgttaaatgtaaattttgtatataatatgaaaaaatcgtatgaatcaaaataaaactattcctaaggaaaaactatttttctcTTTATGGTATTTGTAGGGAGTTCCATTTTATCCAATAAAGAAAGTTCCATTTTCTAATGttcagttaaattttttttgagatatatttttaaatttaatatttattt
The genomic region above belongs to Drosophila innubila isolate TH190305 chromosome 3R unlocalized genomic scaffold, UK_Dinn_1.0 2_E_3R, whole genome shotgun sequence and contains:
- the LOC117790255 gene encoding uncharacterized protein LOC117790255, whose translation is MLPRITFVLIVFCGYLLFTDCRETVRSKRAKRPRAPEPVNFEPEPQQDLENEESGSQEKDLPEIPENFLSPSVREYLELGKSIPGRPGVDYPILSAVPYTNFYCDEQAYPGFFADMETRCQGWHYCDIDGRQASFLCPNGTQFSQAVFVCDWWFNVRCDLSPRLYAINARLYQRPKVNPTRPHRIITKQLVEDIFT
- the LOC117790256 gene encoding protein Diedel-like, with translation MKVTGILLLIACGLAYFSQAQGDCCNTSLELLFAVDGGACGQAGAETTPQGCKLTICADGRAKTSKYCGRGSCDSDGCNCSEGCISGNWQQSFVDNNKQLKIVVTNANWKHDN